The stretch of DNA GGCTGAATGGCTGTCCAGGGAGGAGCTTGACAACCTGGCGGCCGCAGGCCGCATCCAGAATGGAGCAACGCAATGATGAAGCGCCGCACCTTCCTTCAGTCGCTGCCGGCGCTGGCGGCTATGCCGGCATCGTTCCCGGCTTCGGTGCTCGCCCAGGCTTATCCTTCCCATCCGGTGCGAATCATCGTACCCGTCAGCCCTGGCTCGGGCAGTGATGTTGTGGCGCGCTATATGAGCGCCGAGCTGACGAAGGCCACGGGCTCTGCGTTTGTCGTGGAGAACCGCCTTGGCGCGAGCGGGATCATCGGCACGGATTTCGTGGCCAAGGCGGCACCGGACGGCTACACGCTGTTGTGCACGTACGCCGCGCACTATTCGAACCAGTGGGTCGAGAAGACGCCATACGATGCGGTCACGGACTTCGCACCGGTCGCGCGGCTGGGCATGTCGGCGCTGCTGCTGACTACCGCGGCCAATTCGCGGTTCCGCACGGTCCAGGAGGTTATCGCGGCGGGGAAGCGCAAGCCCGGGAGCGTGTCCTTCGGGTCTTCGGGAAATGGCACCACGTCGCACATGGCGGCGGCGCTGATGAGCAGCATGGCCGGCCTTGAGATGACCCACGTCCCGTACAAGGGGCCGGCGCAGGTCGCGGTCGATACGGCGAGCGGCCAGGTCGATGTCGGCTTCGGGGGCGTGGCCTCGTCGCTTGCTCTGGTCAAGGCGGGACGATTGCGCGTGCTGGCAGTCACCAGCCTGCAGCGTTCGAGCCAGCTTCCGGGTGTCGTGACGATGGACGAGGCCGGCCTGAACGGCTTTGAGCTAATCTCGCCGATCTGGGTCATGGCGCCGCGGGGCACGTCGCCTGCCATCGTCACGCAACTGTCCAGGGCAATGACCGCGGCGGCTGCGACGCCCGCGTTCAAGTCTTACTGCATCGGGCAGGGCCTGGAGGTCGATGTCGCGGATGCCGCTGCGGTTCGCGCCAGTGCGCCGGCCGAACTGGAACGGTGGAAAAAGCTGGTGGCTCTGACACAGGCCAAGACAAAGGCCGGCTGAAAGCCGGCCGATAAGTCTCCGACAAGGAGAGCGAGCCGAGCCCGGTCGGCTCGCTTGCTCTATCCGAAACTCAGTGCGTCAAGGCCATCAGGTCTGCGGCTTTGATTCGCGGATCCATCTTCCTGAGCGTCGCCAGCAACGTCTGCGCCCGGTCTTCGCCAAGCACGTCAACCGTCAGCTCCATGAACTTCGCGTCCTGCTCGGCTTCCGACATGGGATTCGCCTGGGAACCGATCGGATCTTCCACGAATACGTGCTCGGAGGTGCCATCGCGGAAGGTCACGGTGACATCGGCGACGAACTTCCCGGGGTAGCGTTGTTCGAGTTTCGGCGCCTCGGTAATGCCGATGC from Cupriavidus taiwanensis encodes:
- a CDS encoding Bug family tripartite tricarboxylate transporter substrate binding protein encodes the protein MMKRRTFLQSLPALAAMPASFPASVLAQAYPSHPVRIIVPVSPGSGSDVVARYMSAELTKATGSAFVVENRLGASGIIGTDFVAKAAPDGYTLLCTYAAHYSNQWVEKTPYDAVTDFAPVARLGMSALLLTTAANSRFRTVQEVIAAGKRKPGSVSFGSSGNGTTSHMAAALMSSMAGLEMTHVPYKGPAQVAVDTASGQVDVGFGGVASSLALVKAGRLRVLAVTSLQRSSQLPGVVTMDEAGLNGFELISPIWVMAPRGTSPAIVTQLSRAMTAAAATPAFKSYCIGQGLEVDVADAAAVRASAPAELERWKKLVALTQAKTKAG